DNA from Streptomyces sp. NBC_01260:
GAGGAGCTCGGCACTCTGGACGCCGCACGTCGCGCCGAGCGGCGCAGCGCCGAGATCGACAGCGAACGCACCGCGCTGGAACGGCAGGCCCGGGCGGACGACGAACTCATCCGGGACGCCGAGAGCTGGCTGGCCGGCTGGGAAGCCACCCGGCACCGTCTGCACACCCGCATCGAGGCGGCCCAGGAAGCGGCGACCCGCGCCGAACTGCTGGCCGGCCGGCTGGAACCGGCCCGCCGACGTCTCGACGCGGCCCGGCGCCGGGACGCGCTGGCCGGACAGGTGGCGGACGGCGACGGCCGCCTCGGTGCGGCCCGGGAGCAGGCCCTGGCCACCGGCGAGACCTGGCTCCGCCTGCGCGAACGACGGCTGCGCGATATCGCGGCGGAGCTTGCCCGGGAGCTGGTCGAGGGCGAGGCCTGCGCGGTCTGCGGTTCGGCCGACCACCCGGAGCCCGCCCGTGCCGGGGACGGACACGTGGACCAGGCCACGGAGGAGGCCGCCGAGGCCGCCCACCGGCGCGCGGAGCAGGCGCGCGCCGAGGCGGAGCACTCGCTCGGAGCCGTACGCGAGCGGTATGCGGCGGCTCGGGCGGAGGCCGCGGACACCGGGGAGGGGCAGGACGCGGAGGCGGCCGACAGCGCCGGGAAGGGTGCCCGGGACCGGGCGGCCGAGCCGACGGTCGGAGCGCTCACCGGACTCGTGGACGCACTGACCCGGGAGCACACCGAGGCCTACCGGACCGCCACCGGGACGCACGCGGCGCGCGAAGGACTCGCGGCCGCCGAACGCGAGCAGGAGCAGCGGGCCGAGGGCCGGCGGCAGGCCGAACGCCGGGCCGCCGCCCGCACCTCCAGGCGTGAGGGACTCGACGCCGAGCAGGCAGCCCTGGAAGAGGTGCTGGCACAGGCCCGCGGCGCGTCGGGCAGCGTCACCGAGCACGCCGCCCTGCTTCAGCGCCGGGTCGCCCTGCTCGTCGAGGCGGCCGCGACGCTCCGCGAGGAGGAGAACGCGGCGGCGCGGCTGAAGGAGGCCGATGACCGGCTCGCCGACGCGGCGTTCCGGGCCGGCTTCGACACCCCGCAGGACGCCGCCGCAACGGTGCTCCCCGACGCCCGGCAGCGAGCGCTCCAGCACCGGAACGACGCCTGGCAGGCCGAGGCCGCGGCCGTCGCCGACCGGCTCGCCGAGACGGATGCCCGCGCCGCCGCCGGCCGGCCCCCGGCCGCCCCCGGCGCCGCGCAGTCGGTGTACGACACGGCCGAGCGGCTGCTGCGGGACGTGACGGGCGCCCACGCGGCGGCCCGGGAGCGCTGCACCGAACTCGGCAGGCTGTCCCGGCGCGCGGCGGACGAGGTACGTGGCCTGGGGCCGGTGCGCGAGGAGTACGAGCGGATCGCACGGCTCGCCGGCCTGACCGCCGGCACCTCGGCGGACAACGAACGCAAGATGCGCCTGGAGTCCTACGTCCTTGCGGCCCGCCTGGAACAGGTGGCGGCGGCCGCCACCGCCCGGCTGCGGCGGATGTCGTCCGGCCGTTACACCCTGGTCCACTCCGACGCCCGTACCGGCGGCCGCAGGGCCGGGCTCGGGCTGCATGTCATCGACGCCTGGACCGGCCGTGAACGCGACACGGCCACGCTCTCCGGCGGCGAGACGTTCTTCGCCTCGCTCGCCCTGGCACTCGGCCTCGCCGATGTGGTCACCGACGAGGCCGGCGGCGTACGCCTGGACACCCTCTTCATCGACGAGGGTTTCGGCAGTCTGGACGACCAGACCCTCGACGAGGTGCTCGACGTGCTGGACTCGCTGCGGGAGCGGGACCGCAGCGTCGGCATCGTCAGCCATGTCGCCGATCTGCGCCGACGCATCCCGGCCCAGCTCGAAGTGGTGAAGGAACGCCACGGATCCGCGGTACGCCAGCGGGCCGCGGACGGAGTCAGCGGCTGACCGCCCGCCGCGGCAGCGGCGAGGAGTAGACGACGCTCGTGGTGACGGACCCCAGCGAACCGATCTTTCCGGACACCGCCTCCAGATGGCTCATGGAGCGGGCCGTCACCTTCAGCACGAAGCAGTCGTCGCCGGTGACATGGTGGGCCTCCACGATCTCCGGCGTGGTGTCGAGGAGATCGTGGAACGGCTTGTAGTTGCCGTTCGGGTAGCGCAGCCGGACGAAGGCGAGAATCGGCAGCCCGAGCCGCTCGGGGTCGACCACCGCCGCGTACCCGCTGATGATTCCGGCCTCCTCCAGCCTGCGCACCCGCTCCGTCACGGCGCTCGACGACATCGCCACGGCCCGCGCGAGCTCGGCGAATGGGGCGCGGCCCTCGCCCTGAAGGACATCGAGGATGCGCCAGTCGGTATCATCCGGGGAATAGTCGGTCATGCGCAGAGAAAACAGGGAAATGCCCGGCGGATCAAGTCCTCTGCAGGGGATCTCATCTTCCGGCAGGGCGCAGCCGGCCATAGATTTTCGGCCATGACTTCGCAGCCCGCCCGCACCACCGGCCACCCCGTGCTCCAGGTGCCGCCCGCCGCCCCGGCCGCGGCCGCCGCCCACTTCGGGGCCTCGCTCGCCTTTCACACCGATGTCTCCGACGTCGCCGCCGCGCTGGCGGCAGGCGGTGATCCCGGCTTCGTACTCCTCGACTCCCGCTCCACCGCCGCCTGGGACCAGGGACACATCCCCGGTGCGCTGCACCTGCCGACAGCTCTCATCGCCGGGCAGGCGCACGAACTGCTCGACCCGGCCGTGCCCGTGGTCACCTACTGCTGGGGGCCCGGCTGCAACGGCGCCGCCCGTGCCGCGTTCGCCCTCGCCGGACTCGGCTACCGGGTCAAGGAGATGCTCGGCGGCTTCGAGTACTGGGCGCGCGAAGGCTTCGGGTTCGCGACCCGGCAGGGGGCCGGGCGGCGCGCCCCCGACCCGCTCACCGCACCGGCCGGCTCCGAGGACTGCGGCTGCTGACAGCGGCGGGCCGGGCCCGGGGCGAACCCGGACCCGGCCCGCCGGCCCGGTCAGAGCTTCGACAGCTCGTCGACCAGGTCGTCCAGACCCAGTGGCCCCTGGGACAGGGCGGCCATGTGCCAGGCCTTGAGGTCGAAGGCGTCCCCGTGCGCTGCGCGGGCGTTCTCCCGGCCGAGCAGCCAGGCGCGTTCACCCAGCTTGTAGCCGATGGCCTGCCCCGGCATCGAGAGGTAGCGGGTCAGCTCGCTCTCCACGAAGTCGGCGGGCCGGCCGCTGTGGTTGCCGAAGAACTCCTGGGCCAGCTCGGGCGTCCACCGCTCACCCGGGTGGAACGGGGAGTCGGCCGGGATCTCCAGCTCCAGGTGCATCCCGATGTCCACGATCACCCGGCAGGCGCGCATCATCTGCGCGTCCAGGTATCCCAGGCGGCGCTCGGCGTCGGGCAGGAAGCCCAGCTCGTCCATCAGCCGCTCCGCGTACAGCGCCCAGCCCTCGGCGTTGGCGCTGACGATGCCGATGGACGCCTGGTAGCGAGAGAGGCTCTCGGCGACGTGGGCCCACTGGGCAAGCTGGAGGTGATGACCGGGAACACCCTCGTGGTACCAGGTGGAGACCAGGTCGTACACCGGGAACCGGGTCTCACCCATGGTCGGGAGCCAGGTGCGGCCGGGGCGGGAGAAGTCCTCGGACGGACCCGTGTAGTACGGCGCCGCGGCGCCGCCGGGCGGGGCGATCCGGGACTCCACCTTGCGCACCCGCTCGGCGAGTTCGAAATGCGTTCCGTCCAGGGCCTCGATGGCCTCGTCCATCAGGCCCTGCAGCCACGTCTGGACCTCGTCGACCCCCTCGATGTGCTTGCCGTGCACATCGAGATGGGCCAGCGCCTCCCAGGGGTCGGCCCCGGGCAGCACCTTCTCGGCCTCGGTCCGCATCTCGGCGAGCAGCCGGTGGTACTCGGACCAGCCGTACGCGTAAGCCTCGTCGAGATCGAGGTCGGTGCCGTTGAAGTAGCGCGACCAGCGGGCGTACCGTTCACGGCCCACCACGTCGGGTGCGCCCTCGACGGCGGGTGCGTACACCTCGACCATCCACTGCCGCAGCTCCTTGAGCGCCTGTGTGGCCTGCCGGGCGCCGTCGTCGAGACCGGTGCGAAGAGCGGCCGGGCCCGCGGCGGCGAAGTCCTGGAAGAACCCCGTCGTACCGTTGCCGACCCACTCGTCGAGCTGCCCGATGAAGGTGGCGGTTGCGCGCGGACCGCCGTAGAGCTTGCGCTCCAGGCCGAGCGCGAGCGACTCGCGGTAGCCGGCGAGCGCGGCCGGAACCGCACGGAGCCGGTCGACGACCGCCGCCCAGTCCTCGTCCGACCCGGTGGGCGTCACGGTGAACACCTCACGGACCGAGTGTGCCGGGGAGTGCAGGTTGGAGACGGCGCGCAGCGCCTCATCGGCCTCGTGGACGGTGAGTTCGGCCGTCAGCCGCTCGCGCAGGAGGCGGCCGCAACGGCGCTCGGCGTCATTGGCCGCACCGGGCAGTTGTTCCGCACGGTCGAGCCGGGCGAGTGTGGCGCGGGCCAGCCCGGCCAGCTCTTCCTGGCCGGCGGGGGAGAAGTCGGGAAGACGGCGCGAGCTTTCCGCGACACCCAGAAAGGTGCCGGAAATCGGGTCGAGTTGGACGAACGCGTCGACGTAGGCGTCGGCGACCTGGCGGGGCAGCGCGCTGCTGGGAGAGTCTGACATGTGGACATCCTCATACGGAGAGGGGCTCCCCGTCATTATCAATCGGGCTCTGAGGCCTGACATGTGCCCGGCCCGGCCGTTGTGGCGGAGGGCGGCAGCAGCGGTCCGCACTCCCACTGCTGGAAGATCAGCCTGGTCTCCACCCGGGCCACTTCGCGGCGCGAGGTGAACTCGTCCAGCACCAGCCGCTGCAGGTCGGCGGTATCGGCTACGGCCACATGGACCAGATAGTCGTCGGGACCGGTCAGATGAAAGAGCGCCCGGGACTCCGGCAGCGTCCTGATCCGTTCCACGAACGGGCCGATGAGTTCTCTGCGGTGCGGCCGGACCTGCACGGACAGCAGCGCCTCCAGCCCGCGTCCCATTCTGGCCGGATCCAGTCGCAACTGATGACCGAGGATGACGCCCGTGCGGCGCATCCGGGTGACGCGGTCCAGGCACGTCGAAGGGGCGACCCCGACCTCGGCTGCGAGATCGCGGTAGGTGGTCCGGGCATCGTTCTGCAGCAGGCGCAGAATGTGCAGATCCACCGTGTCCAGGGCGATGGAATCGGTCATTTACCGAACGTAGCACGGGTCCTGGTGTCAATATCCGGACGTGTGTTCAGAGTGGTGACATGGACACCGAAGCCCCGATGGCGCCCTCGACGACAACCCGGTCCAGGGCGCTGGCCACCGAAGCAGTGCACGCCGGACGCGACGACCTCGCGGCTCTCGGCCTGCACGCCCCGCCGATCGACCTGTCCACCACCTACCCCTCGTACGACTCCAGGGGGGAGGCGGAGCGGATCGACTCCTTCGCCACCACCGGCGCCCGGCTCGACGGGCCGCCGGTCTACGCCCGGCTCGACAACCCGACCACCGCCCGGTTCGAGACGGCGCTGGCCCGGCTCGAAGGGACCGCGAGCGCCGTGGCGTTCGCCAGCGGCATGGCGGCGCTCACCGCCGTCCTGCTGGCCCGCGCGAGCATCGGTCTGCGCCATGTGGTCGCCGTCCGCCCGCTGTACGGCTGCAGCGACCATCTGCTCGGCGCCGGGCTGCTGGGCACCGAGGTGACCTGGACCGATCCGGCGGGCATCTCCGACGCGATCCGGCCCGACACGGGTCTGGTGATCGTCGAGACCCCCGCCAATCCGACGCTCGCCGAGGTGGACATCCGGTCGGTCGCGCACTCCTGCGGCTCCGTGCCGCTGCTCGTCGACAACACCTTCGCGACACCGGTGCTCCAGCGGCCCGTCGAGCACGGCGCGCGGATCGTGCTGCACAGTGCGACGAAGTACCTGGGGGGTCACGGGGACGTGATGGGCGGAGTCGTCGCCTGCGACGAGGAGTTCGCCGCCCGGCTGCGCCAGGTGCGCTTCGCCACCGGCGGCGTGCTGCATCCGATGGCCGGATACCTGCTGCTGCGCGGCCTCGCCACGCTGCCGGTACGGGTACGGGCCGCGTCCGCCAGCGCGGCGGAACTCTCCCGAAGGCTCGCCGCGGACCCGCGGATCGCCCGCGTCCACTACCCGGAAGTGGGCGGCG
Protein-coding regions in this window:
- a CDS encoding rhodanese-like domain-containing protein translates to MTSQPARTTGHPVLQVPPAAPAAAAAHFGASLAFHTDVSDVAAALAAGGDPGFVLLDSRSTAAWDQGHIPGALHLPTALIAGQAHELLDPAVPVVTYCWGPGCNGAARAAFALAGLGYRVKEMLGGFEYWAREGFGFATRQGAGRRAPDPLTAPAGSEDCGC
- a CDS encoding Lrp/AsnC family transcriptional regulator gives rise to the protein MTDSIALDTVDLHILRLLQNDARTTYRDLAAEVGVAPSTCLDRVTRMRRTGVILGHQLRLDPARMGRGLEALLSVQVRPHRRELIGPFVERIRTLPESRALFHLTGPDDYLVHVAVADTADLQRLVLDEFTSRREVARVETRLIFQQWECGPLLPPSATTAGPGTCQASEPD
- a CDS encoding DUF885 domain-containing protein; its protein translation is MSDSPSSALPRQVADAYVDAFVQLDPISGTFLGVAESSRRLPDFSPAGQEELAGLARATLARLDRAEQLPGAANDAERRCGRLLRERLTAELTVHEADEALRAVSNLHSPAHSVREVFTVTPTGSDEDWAAVVDRLRAVPAALAGYRESLALGLERKLYGGPRATATFIGQLDEWVGNGTTGFFQDFAAAGPAALRTGLDDGARQATQALKELRQWMVEVYAPAVEGAPDVVGRERYARWSRYFNGTDLDLDEAYAYGWSEYHRLLAEMRTEAEKVLPGADPWEALAHLDVHGKHIEGVDEVQTWLQGLMDEAIEALDGTHFELAERVRKVESRIAPPGGAAAPYYTGPSEDFSRPGRTWLPTMGETRFPVYDLVSTWYHEGVPGHHLQLAQWAHVAESLSRYQASIGIVSANAEGWALYAERLMDELGFLPDAERRLGYLDAQMMRACRVIVDIGMHLELEIPADSPFHPGERWTPELAQEFFGNHSGRPADFVESELTRYLSMPGQAIGYKLGERAWLLGRENARAAHGDAFDLKAWHMAALSQGPLGLDDLVDELSKL
- a CDS encoding Lrp/AsnC family transcriptional regulator, which produces MTDYSPDDTDWRILDVLQGEGRAPFAELARAVAMSSSAVTERVRRLEEAGIISGYAAVVDPERLGLPILAFVRLRYPNGNYKPFHDLLDTTPEIVEAHHVTGDDCFVLKVTARSMSHLEAVSGKIGSLGSVTTSVVYSSPLPRRAVSR
- a CDS encoding SMC family ATPase; translated protein: MRLHRLGITAFGPFGATQEIDFDALCAAGIFLLHGPTGAGKTSVLDAVCYGLYGAVPGARQSPGTSLRSDHAPVDLLTEIRLELTVGGRRLEITRSPAQPRPKKKGDGYTTEKAQSRLREYVPDEGWRALSRSNQEIGEEITQLIGMSRDQFCQVVLLPQGDFARFLRADAEARGKLLGRLFDTRRFAAVEEHLAELRRAAGTQVRSGDERILALAQRIAQAAGPAASEGPLPGIQPGEPGLADAVLEWAATARSCARERLDIAASALTEAESRQAVARLALDAERELAGLQQRYEETRRRATAVEAGRDEHDQAQEQLRRARKADLVAPALELREEAGRAHRRAGAARDRSRAGLPGDLADAGAEQLTALERRLREELGTLDAARRAERRSAEIDSERTALERQARADDELIRDAESWLAGWEATRHRLHTRIEAAQEAATRAELLAGRLEPARRRLDAARRRDALAGQVADGDGRLGAAREQALATGETWLRLRERRLRDIAAELARELVEGEACAVCGSADHPEPARAGDGHVDQATEEAAEAAHRRAEQARAEAEHSLGAVRERYAAARAEAADTGEGQDAEAADSAGKGARDRAAEPTVGALTGLVDALTREHTEAYRTATGTHAAREGLAAAEREQEQRAEGRRQAERRAAARTSRREGLDAEQAALEEVLAQARGASGSVTEHAALLQRRVALLVEAAATLREEENAAARLKEADDRLADAAFRAGFDTPQDAAATVLPDARQRALQHRNDAWQAEAAAVADRLAETDARAAAGRPPAAPGAAQSVYDTAERLLRDVTGAHAAARERCTELGRLSRRAADEVRGLGPVREEYERIARLAGLTAGTSADNERKMRLESYVLAARLEQVAAAATARLRRMSSGRYTLVHSDARTGGRRAGLGLHVIDAWTGRERDTATLSGGETFFASLALALGLADVVTDEAGGVRLDTLFIDEGFGSLDDQTLDEVLDVLDSLRERDRSVGIVSHVADLRRRIPAQLEVVKERHGSAVRQRAADGVSG
- a CDS encoding trans-sulfuration enzyme family protein, which encodes MDTEAPMAPSTTTRSRALATEAVHAGRDDLAALGLHAPPIDLSTTYPSYDSRGEAERIDSFATTGARLDGPPVYARLDNPTTARFETALARLEGTASAVAFASGMAALTAVLLARASIGLRHVVAVRPLYGCSDHLLGAGLLGTEVTWTDPAGISDAIRPDTGLVIVETPANPTLAEVDIRSVAHSCGSVPLLVDNTFATPVLQRPVEHGARIVLHSATKYLGGHGDVMGGVVACDEEFAARLRQVRFATGGVLHPMAGYLLLRGLATLPVRVRAASASAAELSRRLAADPRIARVHYPEVGGAMVSFEVFGDPHRVIAAVRLITPAVSLGSVDSLIQHPASISHRIVDEGDRQASGVGDRLLRMSVGLEDVEDLWADLCQALSSEEPLRQGFSDLPARTGAGTVPQSRPAGR